One segment of Radiobacillus kanasensis DNA contains the following:
- a CDS encoding DmpA family aminopeptidase, with protein MKKQKRLRDYGIHIGEMNTGPKNSITDVRDITVGQVTLSDQNIQSGVTAILPHLGNIFQEKVLASTHVINGFGKTTGAIQIGELGTIETPIILTNTLSVGLASDALIDYMLEQNPEIGRTTGTVNPIVGECNDMFLNDIRAKVITKEHIMEAIQTASTEVTEGTVGAGTGMLCYSLKGGVGTSSRIIDLEHGSYTLGVLVVSNFGILRDLTIRGNPIGKTLKERILQSWEEKDKGSIMMIVATDLPVSERQLNRILKRTNTGLARTGSIITNGSGEIAIGFSTANKIPHQKSHTLHTLHTIHEEEMDAAFRAVGEATEEAVLNSLVTATAVTGRDGNERPAFKDLLQSFEISL; from the coding sequence ATGAAAAAACAAAAAAGACTAAGGGATTACGGCATACATATCGGAGAAATGAATACAGGCCCTAAGAATAGCATTACCGATGTACGAGACATAACCGTTGGACAGGTTACGCTGAGCGACCAAAATATTCAGAGTGGAGTTACAGCTATCCTTCCTCACTTAGGAAATATTTTTCAAGAAAAAGTACTAGCGTCTACCCATGTGATTAATGGATTCGGAAAAACTACGGGGGCCATACAGATTGGGGAGCTTGGCACAATCGAAACGCCTATAATATTGACGAACACGTTAAGTGTTGGGCTAGCATCTGATGCATTAATTGACTATATGCTGGAGCAAAATCCGGAGATAGGTCGCACAACCGGAACCGTTAACCCGATAGTCGGGGAATGTAACGATATGTTTTTAAATGATATCCGTGCAAAGGTGATTACAAAAGAACACATTATGGAAGCGATACAAACTGCTTCAACAGAGGTTACAGAAGGTACAGTCGGGGCTGGAACAGGTATGCTTTGCTACTCTTTAAAAGGTGGTGTAGGTACTTCCTCTCGAATTATTGATTTGGAGCACGGTTCTTATACACTCGGGGTGTTAGTCGTTTCGAACTTCGGAATCTTACGAGATTTAACGATCAGAGGGAACCCAATTGGGAAAACGTTAAAAGAAAGAATCCTTCAATCCTGGGAGGAAAAGGATAAAGGATCGATTATGATGATTGTGGCTACCGATTTGCCTGTGTCGGAACGTCAACTAAATCGGATACTAAAGCGAACGAATACTGGTTTGGCTCGGACAGGTTCGATTATTACCAATGGAAGTGGTGAAATTGCCATCGGTTTCTCTACAGCCAACAAGATTCCTCATCAAAAATCACATACACTTCATACCCTTCATACGATTCATGAAGAAGAGATGGATGCGGCGTTTCGTGCTGTCGGGGAAGCGACAGAAGAAGCAGTTCTAAATTCTCTAGTCACGGCAACCGCCGTTACAGGGAGAGATGGAAACGAACGTCCAGCATTCAAGGATCTTTTGCAATCGTTTGAAATATCTCTATAA
- a CDS encoding potassium channel family protein, which translates to MHLQQLWQLYFRIPLLYRLLLTVLALMFLFGITIHFIEPDSFPTIFDGIWWAFVTGSTVGYGDYVPLSMVGRMMAIFLILAGGGLVTFYMATVSAKTVNLEHDLSRGKVKYSGKDHIVFIGWNERTKHLLDFVKDRHREQSIVLIDQSLNNFLYQEHMVHFVRGDATEDETLTKANIQQAKFVVITSDPSKNERQADQQSILTTVAIRGNNPHVTIITEILKKDQVVNATRAGADSVIRSNDFMSTLFYHEIFRNEPVKPFNLILELFSNQQFKELLLPEHLNGKTFLATSDYLVAAEQILIGIKRNGELFINPPFHEILTHEDTLLVLSRLD; encoded by the coding sequence ATGCACTTACAACAGCTTTGGCAATTATACTTTCGAATACCCTTACTCTACCGTTTACTTTTAACGGTTCTTGCCTTAATGTTTTTATTTGGCATTACGATACACTTTATCGAACCTGATAGCTTTCCAACCATCTTTGATGGCATCTGGTGGGCTTTTGTTACAGGCTCTACAGTTGGGTATGGAGATTACGTGCCTTTAAGTATGGTCGGACGGATGATGGCGATATTTCTTATCCTAGCAGGTGGTGGCCTTGTCACGTTTTACATGGCGACAGTATCAGCAAAAACCGTTAATCTTGAGCACGACTTATCGAGAGGGAAAGTTAAATATAGTGGCAAAGACCATATAGTGTTTATCGGATGGAACGAGAGAACTAAACATCTACTAGACTTCGTGAAAGATAGGCATCGTGAACAATCTATCGTATTAATTGATCAATCATTAAATAATTTCTTGTACCAAGAGCATATGGTACACTTCGTTCGTGGGGATGCAACCGAAGATGAGACGTTAACCAAGGCAAATATTCAGCAGGCAAAATTTGTTGTTATAACCTCGGATCCATCCAAAAATGAGCGTCAAGCAGACCAACAAAGCATTTTGACAACAGTTGCCATCCGTGGGAATAATCCTCATGTAACGATTATTACGGAGATTTTAAAGAAAGACCAAGTTGTCAATGCCACAAGAGCTGGGGCTGATTCCGTCATACGTTCTAACGATTTTATGAGCACGTTATTTTACCATGAAATATTTCGAAATGAGCCTGTTAAGCCCTTTAATTTAATTCTAGAATTATTTTCTAATCAACAGTTTAAAGAGCTATTGCTACCAGAACACCTTAACGGAAAGACCTTTTTGGCTACGTCCGATTATTTGGTGGCTGCGGAACAAATATTAATCGGCATAAAAAGAAATGGAGAGCTATTCATAAACCCTCCATTCCATGAAATTCTTACCCACGAAGATACGTTACTTGTTCTATCTAGATTAGACTAA
- a CDS encoding YugN-like family protein, giving the protein MIPIASSLENKVFSLYELEKQLKPLGYVVGGNWDYDEGCFDYQMADQGGYEYLRIPFKVESGMLDAPGATVRLGSPFVLAHIYQGGVENHADNGALQGMVNQFQSPVDPDAKVPDKYVNRGKKLVQQLEHLLV; this is encoded by the coding sequence ATGATTCCGATAGCTTCGAGTTTAGAAAATAAAGTCTTTTCCCTTTATGAATTAGAAAAGCAATTAAAGCCTCTCGGATATGTTGTAGGGGGGAACTGGGATTACGATGAAGGGTGTTTCGATTATCAAATGGCAGATCAGGGTGGATATGAGTATCTTCGTATCCCTTTCAAAGTGGAATCAGGAATGTTGGATGCACCAGGAGCAACGGTTCGCTTAGGAAGTCCATTCGTACTAGCCCATATTTACCAAGGTGGAGTAGAAAACCATGCAGATAACGGAGCACTCCAAGGAATGGTGAACCAGTTTCAATCCCCTGTAGACCCAGACGCGAAGGTGCCGGATAAATATGTCAACAGAGGAAAGAAACTCGTACAACAGCTAGAGCATCTATTAGTCTAA
- a CDS encoding sensor histidine kinase yields the protein MFELMLTMLERLGIIVMIAFILTRFRFFRQMVQADQLGKRQQYLAILFFGFFGIIGTYSGLTFSPESFQFDRWANNLTHDEALANSRVIGVIIAGLLGGYKVGIGAGIIAGVHRFSLGGFTGFACGFSAIIAGLISGAFHQKNKHVSPKKAFLVGGLAEAIQMLIILVVARPFDQAFSLVQGIGIPMILANGIGSAIFLLIVQNVLNEEEKMGALQAQKALRLAESTVSFLRKGLNPQSAKAVCDILLHEVEASAISITDTKQILSHVGLADDHHQSHSPIQTDVTRKVIAEGRLIVAKHEDIRCMEEDCPLSAVIVAPLKQRGVTIGTLKFYFQSEKEITDVVIQLMKGLGSLLSNQLDISEADRAFELAKEAEIRALQAQISPHFLFNSLNIIVSLIRTNPNKARTLLVSLSHFLRQNIKGTTLSLTTLEQELKHVRAYLLIEEARFVDRLTVNYNIEERLLHRKVPPLLLQPIVENAVKHGIKDREIDCHINISIQSTPDGKTRISVRDNGNGISPDQQEQIAKEVFTESEGTGIGLFNVNRRLQMMYGEDSLLVITSSPENGTEVTFEI from the coding sequence ATGTTTGAACTGATGCTCACAATGCTGGAACGACTAGGAATCATTGTGATGATCGCCTTTATATTGACTCGCTTTCGCTTTTTTCGGCAAATGGTACAAGCGGATCAATTAGGAAAAAGACAACAATACCTTGCCATCTTATTTTTTGGCTTTTTTGGCATCATTGGAACGTATTCCGGCTTAACCTTTAGCCCAGAATCCTTTCAATTTGACCGCTGGGCGAACAACCTTACACATGATGAGGCACTAGCAAACTCACGCGTTATTGGAGTCATTATTGCAGGGTTATTAGGTGGTTACAAGGTAGGGATTGGAGCTGGGATTATCGCGGGAGTTCACCGATTTAGCTTAGGTGGATTTACTGGATTTGCTTGTGGGTTTTCTGCCATAATTGCTGGCCTTATATCAGGGGCATTCCATCAGAAAAATAAGCACGTCTCCCCTAAGAAAGCTTTTTTAGTAGGTGGATTAGCAGAAGCTATCCAAATGCTCATTATATTAGTAGTAGCTCGCCCTTTTGATCAAGCTTTTTCACTTGTTCAAGGAATCGGTATTCCCATGATTTTAGCAAATGGTATAGGCTCCGCTATCTTTCTCTTAATCGTACAAAATGTCCTAAATGAGGAAGAGAAAATGGGTGCTTTACAAGCTCAAAAAGCACTTCGACTAGCCGAAAGCACCGTTTCTTTTTTAAGAAAAGGATTGAACCCTCAATCTGCAAAAGCGGTTTGCGATATTTTGCTGCATGAAGTTGAAGCAAGTGCGATTTCGATTACAGACACCAAACAAATTCTTTCCCATGTTGGCTTAGCAGACGATCACCACCAAAGCCACTCTCCTATACAAACAGATGTTACACGAAAGGTGATTGCAGAAGGGAGATTAATTGTTGCCAAACATGAAGATATACGTTGCATGGAAGAGGACTGCCCTCTATCTGCTGTCATCGTCGCCCCGTTAAAACAACGTGGAGTAACCATTGGAACGTTAAAATTTTATTTTCAATCTGAAAAAGAAATAACCGATGTGGTCATCCAACTCATGAAAGGGTTAGGTTCTTTATTATCCAATCAATTAGACATTTCCGAAGCGGACCGTGCGTTTGAGTTGGCGAAAGAAGCGGAGATTCGGGCATTACAAGCACAAATTAGTCCTCATTTTTTATTTAATAGTTTGAACATTATTGTTTCGCTTATTCGTACGAATCCAAATAAGGCCAGAACATTACTTGTCTCCCTATCTCATTTTCTGAGACAGAACATTAAAGGAACAACGCTATCCTTAACGACATTGGAACAAGAATTAAAGCACGTTCGAGCATACTTACTTATCGAAGAAGCTCGCTTTGTGGACCGGTTAACTGTGAATTATAACATTGAGGAACGCTTACTTCATCGTAAGGTCCCTCCTCTATTATTACAACCAATCGTGGAAAATGCCGTAAAGCATGGAATTAAGGATCGAGAAATAGACTGTCATATAAACATCTCCATCCAATCAACTCCAGATGGAAAAACAAGAATTTCCGTAAGGGACAATGGGAATGGAATCTCTCCAGACCAACAAGAGCAGATTGCGAAAGAAGTTTTTACTGAGTCAGAAGGAACAGGTATTGGCTTATTCAATGTAAACCGAAGGCTACAAATGATGTATGGAGAAGACTCCTTGTTAGTTATTACAAGTTCCCCTGAAAATGGTACAGAAGTAACATTCGAAATATAA
- a CDS encoding LytR/AlgR family response regulator transcription factor, translated as MTKPIKVLIVDDERYSREELSHLLSTYTTIRIVGEADSGDQCITKALELQPDVIFLDIEMPKRNGMDTANMLKELKKTPLIVFATAYPNFAVEAFRQEAVDYLVKPFDPQELDETVHRLERYLLTDREENAGPTPFKLAIEGEEIIYINPNDILFIYRDNRVTKIALTGEEFETKTPLKELEARLKEYSFFRTHKSYLVNLNHVSRLIPWFNGAYHLEMEGTKEMLSVSRNYVKALRAELEL; from the coding sequence TTGACAAAACCTATTAAAGTCCTAATCGTTGATGACGAACGCTATAGTAGAGAGGAATTATCACATCTACTATCTACTTATACGACCATCCGTATTGTCGGAGAAGCGGATTCAGGCGATCAATGTATTACAAAGGCGCTTGAGCTTCAACCAGATGTTATTTTTTTAGATATTGAAATGCCGAAACGTAATGGTATGGATACAGCAAATATGCTGAAGGAATTGAAAAAAACACCGTTAATCGTGTTTGCTACAGCTTATCCGAATTTCGCTGTAGAAGCCTTTCGACAAGAAGCAGTCGATTATCTCGTAAAGCCGTTTGATCCACAAGAGCTGGACGAAACCGTTCATCGATTAGAACGCTATTTATTAACAGATCGAGAAGAAAATGCGGGACCAACCCCTTTCAAGCTAGCAATTGAAGGAGAAGAAATCATCTATATCAATCCAAATGATATTTTATTTATTTACAGAGATAATCGAGTGACCAAAATCGCTTTAACTGGGGAGGAATTTGAAACGAAGACCCCTTTAAAAGAATTAGAAGCGAGACTGAAGGAATATTCTTTTTTCCGTACCCACAAAAGTTATCTTGTGAACTTAAACCATGTGTCGCGACTTATTCCGTGGTTTAATGGTGCCTATCATCTAGAAATGGAAGGAACAAAAGAAATGTTATCGGTTAGCCGAAACTATGTAAAAGCATTACGTGCTGAGCTAGAATTGTAA
- a CDS encoding carbon starvation CstA family protein translates to MFTFISGILLLIIGYFTYGKVVERVFGVNDSRQTPAFSHKDGIDYLPMDQKKNSLVQLLNIAGVGPIFGPIMGALYGPVAFIWIVLGCIFAGAVHDYLTGMISIRNHGAHLPELAGKFLGKVMKHVVNGFAVLLLLLVGTVFVTAPADLLNSLMGGWASLGLILAAIFIYYILATLLPIDKIIGRFYPIFGALLLISAIGVGIGLVFTGAPIPELSFTNLHPDNAPIFPLLFLTISCGALSGFHATQTPIISRTTQSEKQGRFIFYGMMIAEGIIAMIWAAAGMSMFDGSTGLNEILANGGPGAVVTEVSTTLLGAVGGTLAILGVIVLPITSGDTAFRSARMIIADYLKIAQKKTINRLWIALPLFALSFLLTKIDFTLLWRYFSWANQSTAMIALWVGAMYLFIAKKNYYIPMIPAIFITMATFTYILNAQIGFGLSLPISYVSAAIITIAITLIFFRAANKARQAEIPLDDEVPFVA, encoded by the coding sequence ATGTTTACGTTTATAAGCGGAATTTTACTTCTCATAATTGGTTATTTCACCTATGGAAAAGTTGTAGAACGAGTTTTTGGAGTAAATGATAGCCGTCAGACACCTGCATTCAGTCATAAGGATGGCATCGATTATTTACCAATGGACCAAAAAAAGAATTCACTCGTTCAACTATTAAACATTGCTGGAGTTGGTCCAATATTCGGGCCTATTATGGGGGCACTTTATGGCCCGGTCGCATTCATTTGGATTGTGCTTGGCTGTATTTTTGCCGGTGCTGTCCATGATTATTTAACAGGGATGATCTCCATCCGTAATCACGGCGCACATTTACCTGAGCTAGCAGGGAAATTCCTAGGCAAAGTAATGAAACACGTCGTAAATGGATTTGCTGTTTTGCTTCTACTTTTAGTAGGGACTGTTTTTGTTACAGCACCAGCCGATTTATTAAACAGCTTAATGGGGGGCTGGGCATCACTAGGACTTATTTTGGCGGCTATTTTTATCTACTACATTTTAGCTACGTTACTCCCGATTGATAAGATTATCGGTCGGTTTTATCCGATATTCGGAGCGTTATTGCTAATCTCTGCTATTGGTGTAGGTATTGGTTTAGTCTTTACAGGTGCTCCAATTCCAGAGCTATCCTTTACAAACTTACATCCGGATAACGCGCCAATCTTCCCATTACTATTCTTAACGATTTCTTGTGGAGCACTATCTGGATTCCATGCAACACAAACACCTATCATTTCACGTACGACACAAAGTGAAAAGCAAGGTCGCTTCATTTTTTATGGAATGATGATTGCAGAAGGGATCATTGCCATGATCTGGGCTGCTGCTGGTATGAGCATGTTTGACGGGTCTACAGGTTTGAATGAGATTCTTGCCAATGGAGGACCTGGCGCTGTTGTTACAGAAGTATCTACAACGCTACTTGGTGCTGTTGGTGGAACACTTGCTATTCTAGGGGTTATCGTTCTGCCTATCACGTCTGGTGACACAGCGTTCCGAAGTGCTCGTATGATTATCGCAGATTATTTAAAAATTGCACAAAAGAAAACGATCAACCGTTTATGGATTGCATTACCGTTGTTTGCTCTTTCTTTTCTCTTGACGAAGATTGACTTCACTTTACTATGGAGATACTTTTCTTGGGCGAACCAATCCACAGCAATGATCGCCTTATGGGTCGGAGCTATGTACTTGTTTATTGCTAAGAAAAACTATTACATTCCGATGATTCCAGCTATATTCATTACCATGGCAACGTTCACCTATATCCTAAATGCGCAAATCGGATTTGGACTTTCTTTACCGATCTCCTACGTGAGTGCAGCCATTATTACTATAGCTATTACATTGATATTCTTCCGAGCAGCCAATAAAGCTCGACAAGCAGAGATACCACTGGATGACGAAGTACCATTTGTAGCCTAA
- a CDS encoding glucose-6-phosphate isomerase gives MSYIRFEYEKALSFFGKHELEYLQGPVKLAHQELHNKTGAGNDFLGWLDLPEDYDKEEFGRIKQAAKKIQSDSDVLLVIGIGGSYLGARAALEMLNHSFYNILPKEKRQFPQVLFLGNSISAPYMNDLLDVLEGKDVSINVISKSGTTTEPAIAFRLFRKFLEEKYGKEEAKKRIYATTDKAKGALKTLATEEGYESFVIPDDVGGRFSVLTAVGLLPIAASGIDIDAMMEGAQKAREELSSDNLLENPAYQYAAVRNILYNKGKTIEMLVNYEPALQYFSEWWKQLYGESEGKDQKGIFPSSANFSTDLHSMGQYIQDGRRDLFETVLHVETPKSNLTLEKEAQDLDGLNYLAGKTVDEVNQKAYQGTMLAHSDGQVPNLIVHLPKLDAYTFGYAVYFFEKACAVSGYLLGVNPFDQPGVEAYKKNMFALLGKPGFEAEKAELEQRLK, from the coding sequence ATGAGTTACATTCGTTTCGAATACGAGAAGGCATTGTCTTTCTTTGGAAAACACGAATTAGAATATTTGCAAGGGCCTGTGAAGCTTGCTCATCAGGAGTTACATAACAAAACTGGTGCAGGAAACGATTTTCTTGGCTGGTTAGATTTGCCCGAAGATTACGATAAAGAAGAATTTGGCCGTATCAAGCAGGCTGCTAAAAAAATTCAATCTGATTCCGATGTATTGCTTGTCATTGGGATTGGTGGTTCTTATCTTGGAGCCAGAGCAGCACTAGAAATGTTAAATCACTCTTTTTATAACATTTTACCGAAAGAAAAAAGACAATTTCCACAAGTGTTGTTTTTAGGGAATAGCATTAGTGCGCCTTATATGAATGATTTGTTAGATGTGCTTGAAGGAAAAGATGTTTCTATTAATGTGATTTCTAAAAGTGGTACAACGACAGAACCAGCTATTGCTTTTCGTCTGTTCCGCAAGTTTTTAGAAGAGAAATATGGAAAAGAAGAAGCGAAGAAGAGAATTTACGCTACTACAGATAAAGCGAAAGGTGCTTTGAAAACTTTAGCAACAGAAGAAGGATATGAGTCCTTTGTCATTCCGGATGATGTTGGAGGGCGTTTTTCTGTTCTGACAGCAGTAGGTCTTTTACCGATTGCAGCTAGTGGTATTGATATTGATGCTATGATGGAAGGGGCACAGAAGGCACGTGAAGAGTTAAGCTCTGACAACCTTTTGGAAAACCCTGCTTATCAATATGCGGCTGTTCGAAACATCTTGTACAACAAAGGAAAAACGATCGAAATGCTGGTGAATTATGAGCCAGCTTTGCAATATTTCTCTGAATGGTGGAAGCAGTTGTACGGGGAGAGTGAAGGGAAGGACCAAAAAGGAATTTTCCCATCCTCAGCTAACTTCTCAACGGATCTGCATTCCATGGGACAATATATTCAAGATGGTCGCAGAGATTTGTTTGAGACGGTTCTTCATGTGGAAACACCTAAGTCTAACCTTACGTTAGAAAAGGAAGCGCAAGATTTAGATGGTCTTAATTACTTGGCAGGCAAGACAGTGGATGAAGTCAATCAGAAAGCCTATCAAGGTACAATGCTTGCCCACTCTGACGGACAAGTTCCAAATCTGATCGTTCATCTTCCTAAATTAGACGCTTATACGTTTGGATATGCCGTGTACTTCTTTGAAAAGGCATGTGCAGTTAGTGGCTACCTTTTAGGTGTGAACCCGTTTGATCAGCCTGGAGTAGAAGCCTATAAGAAAAACATGTTTGCTCTTTTAGGAAAACCAGGATTTGAAGCAGAAAAAGCTGAATTGGAACAACGATTAAAATAA
- a CDS encoding DUF378 domain-containing protein → MSFIKRLALLLVIVGAINWGLVGLFQFDLVAAIFGGGEQSGAFARIIYTLVGISGLLALPLLFRTSEETSTQREARLER, encoded by the coding sequence ATGAGCTTTATAAAACGTCTTGCACTTTTGTTGGTTATAGTCGGAGCAATCAATTGGGGGCTTGTCGGCCTATTCCAATTTGACCTAGTAGCTGCAATTTTTGGCGGTGGAGAACAAAGTGGAGCGTTTGCCCGTATCATCTATACGCTAGTCGGTATTAGTGGGCTTTTAGCTTTACCGTTGCTTTTCAGAACTTCAGAAGAAACGTCAACACAAAGAGAAGCGAGATTAGAACGTTAA
- the yugI gene encoding S1 domain-containing post-transcriptional regulator GSP13, which produces MTENFKEGQVLEGKVTGIQPYGAFVALNEEVQGLVHISEVTHGYVKDVNEHLSVGQEVKVKILNIDEEKNKYSLSIRATQEAPKQADKKQAPKRTKAVAQQEAQPAGFNTLKDKLEEWIEQSSERENTFKQ; this is translated from the coding sequence ATGACAGAAAATTTCAAAGAAGGTCAAGTATTAGAAGGAAAAGTAACAGGGATCCAACCATACGGAGCCTTCGTAGCATTAAATGAGGAAGTACAAGGTCTTGTTCATATTTCTGAAGTTACGCATGGCTATGTAAAAGACGTAAACGAGCATTTATCCGTTGGTCAAGAAGTGAAAGTGAAAATCCTAAACATTGATGAAGAAAAAAATAAGTATTCTTTGTCTATCCGTGCAACCCAAGAAGCACCGAAACAAGCGGACAAAAAGCAAGCTCCAAAACGCACAAAAGCTGTTGCTCAACAAGAAGCGCAACCAGCAGGATTCAATACACTAAAAGATAAATTGGAAGAATGGATTGAGCAATCTTCTGAAAGAGAAAATACATTTAAGCAGTAA
- a CDS encoding MalY/PatB family protein, whose translation MATFDKVLNRRNTKSAKWDLVKKLYGSDDVIPMWVADMDFPVPSAVTEALSERVSHQVYGYTLTDSNVDEAILHWVQSRHQWNIKKDWLLYSPGVITTLHIAVQAFTDHGDSLLIQTPVYPPFYDLVNLHDRTLLTNPLELKDGKYEINFEHLETQFKKGVKAFILSNPHNPVGRVWTKEELTRIAELCIQYDVLILSDEIHADLIHRPNTHIPIASLGEEVAHRTVTCMSPTKTFNMAGLRISFAVISDKEKKLLLKKHFKKQGLGILNTMGILALEAAYQHGKPWLEELLDVLETNIYLVKEAFSSRKEITLIEPEGTYLLWLDCRAMGLDQKELKQFMQEEAKVGLNDGVTFGDEGEGFMRINVACPTETLQIGLKRIVDALDKKL comes from the coding sequence ATGGCTACATTCGATAAAGTGCTTAATCGCAGAAACACAAAATCAGCGAAATGGGACTTAGTAAAAAAGCTTTATGGCTCAGACGATGTTATCCCGATGTGGGTGGCAGATATGGACTTTCCGGTTCCTAGTGCCGTAACCGAGGCACTCTCAGAACGAGTTTCACATCAGGTGTATGGATACACCTTAACGGATTCCAACGTGGACGAAGCAATCCTCCATTGGGTTCAAAGCCGTCATCAATGGAATATTAAAAAAGATTGGTTGCTTTATAGTCCTGGAGTTATAACGACATTACACATAGCCGTACAGGCGTTTACGGATCACGGAGATTCGCTCCTTATACAAACACCTGTTTACCCACCTTTCTATGATTTAGTGAACCTGCATGATCGAACTTTACTTACCAATCCACTTGAACTAAAGGATGGCAAGTATGAAATCAATTTTGAACATTTGGAAACACAGTTCAAAAAAGGGGTAAAAGCATTTATTCTATCTAATCCACATAATCCTGTTGGTAGGGTTTGGACAAAAGAAGAATTAACAAGAATAGCAGAACTTTGTATTCAATATGATGTGCTTATTCTTTCAGACGAAATTCACGCTGATCTCATACATAGACCTAATACGCATATTCCAATCGCTTCTCTTGGTGAAGAAGTTGCACATCGAACTGTGACGTGCATGTCTCCAACGAAAACTTTTAACATGGCTGGACTGCGAATTTCCTTTGCTGTCATTTCCGATAAAGAAAAGAAACTCTTATTGAAAAAACATTTTAAAAAACAAGGCCTTGGTATTTTAAACACGATGGGAATCCTAGCGTTGGAGGCTGCCTACCAACATGGAAAGCCTTGGTTGGAAGAGCTTCTTGATGTACTAGAGACAAATATATATCTTGTGAAAGAAGCCTTTTCTAGTAGAAAAGAAATTACCTTAATTGAACCAGAGGGGACCTATTTGCTTTGGTTAGACTGTCGAGCAATGGGGTTAGACCAGAAAGAGTTAAAGCAATTTATGCAGGAAGAAGCCAAAGTAGGCTTAAACGATGGGGTAACTTTCGGAGACGAAGGGGAAGGGTTCATGCGGATAAATGTTGCCTGTCCGACCGAAACACTTCAAATCGGATTAAAAAGGATTGTCGATGCTCTTGATAAAAAGTTGTAA
- a CDS encoding superoxide dismutase family protein, producing MKHVSIILFIILLFCLTGCQEPTRTPLKIDMYNSSGDTIGTANFIEQPDGVKIQLKVEGLEPGFHGIHVHEYPKCEGPDFKSAGSHFNPDNKEHGSMYTEGPHLGDLPNIEAPNEGLVDTELMVNGATLMDGKNSLLKGEGTSLVIHASQDDGVSQPAGNSGDRVACGQIQLEKEGESPSDPTETNKPDMMK from the coding sequence ATGAAGCATGTTTCGATAATCCTATTTATCATTCTTCTTTTTTGTTTAACTGGATGTCAGGAACCTACAAGAACCCCGCTGAAAATAGATATGTATAACAGCTCAGGTGACACAATTGGAACAGCAAATTTTATTGAACAACCTGATGGAGTGAAAATACAACTGAAAGTGGAAGGATTGGAACCCGGCTTCCACGGTATTCATGTACACGAATACCCAAAATGTGAAGGACCTGATTTCAAATCAGCTGGAAGTCACTTTAACCCCGATAATAAAGAGCATGGTTCAATGTATACCGAAGGTCCACACTTAGGGGATCTTCCAAACATTGAAGCTCCAAATGAAGGCTTAGTGGATACAGAACTTATGGTAAATGGTGCTACTTTGATGGATGGGAAGAATTCTTTACTTAAAGGAGAGGGGACATCCCTAGTCATTCATGCTTCCCAGGATGATGGGGTATCTCAACCAGCTGGTAATTCGGGAGACCGGGTAGCTTGTGGTCAGATCCAGTTAGAGAAAGAAGGAGAATCTCCTAGTGATCCAACGGAAACAAATAAACCGGATATGATGAAATAA
- a CDS encoding kinase-associated lipoprotein B: MENGQVGDTVKAHYKSGTYVGEIVEDRGQNYLIKVLAVLKHPLQGDIHNYGKTEDVFFHQRKALSFEEKMNVSKSATHPYEEEVPDYKESLKAALNTQKKKFEQEEKTAFQQKALEELNDLEKRYFRT, translated from the coding sequence ATGGAGAATGGACAAGTTGGAGATACTGTAAAAGCACATTATAAATCCGGAACCTACGTAGGAGAAATTGTTGAAGATCGTGGACAAAACTATTTGATTAAAGTATTAGCTGTTTTAAAGCATCCGCTTCAAGGAGATATCCATAATTATGGGAAGACAGAGGATGTGTTTTTCCACCAAAGAAAAGCTCTAAGCTTCGAGGAAAAAATGAACGTATCCAAATCAGCTACACACCCCTATGAAGAAGAAGTCCCAGACTATAAAGAATCGTTAAAAGCAGCTTTAAATACTCAAAAGAAAAAATTTGAACAAGAGGAAAAAACAGCTTTTCAGCAAAAAGCTTTAGAGGAACTAAATGACTTAGAAAAGCGATACTTTCGTACTTAG